In Phragmites australis chromosome 17, lpPhrAust1.1, whole genome shotgun sequence, the following are encoded in one genomic region:
- the LOC133897323 gene encoding BAG family molecular chaperone regulator 1-like: MMRAKARGTFPAAMRETSPPPPPPASAAAAVKEEEWEVRPGGMLVQKRSPDSDAPAAPVPTIRVKVKFNGVYHEIYINSQASFGELKKVLSERTGLHPEDQKLVYKDKERDSKAFLDMAGVRDRSRMVLLEDPAAQAKRLLEQRRTDKAERAAKSISRISLDVDKLATKVSALETIVGKGGKVVDADVVTLTEALMNDLVKLDSIAAEGEVKVQRRMQEKRVQKYVETLDAIRAKNSAASKANGNGNVNGHAKARAPHLPPRPPPVSQRRNFQQPAPAAAPPTQSWETFDLLSSVPSTSSATVTTMAAATTTSPAAAAATSPIPRFDWELF; this comes from the exons ATGATGCGCGCCAAGGCCAGAGGTACATTCCCGGCCGCGATGAGGGAgacctcgcctcctcctcctcctccggcttcggcggcggcggcggtgaaggAGGAAGAGTGGGAGGTGCGACCCGGCGGCATGCTGGTGCAGAAGCGGAGCCCGGACTCCGACGCCCCCGCCGCGCCCGTCCCCACCATCCGCGTCAAGGTCAAGTTCAACGGTGTCTACCACGAGATCTACATCAACTCGCAGGCCTCCTTCG GTGAGCTGAAGAAGGTGCTGTCGGAGCGGACGGGGCTGCACCCGGAGGACCAGAAGCTGGTGTACAAGGACAAGGAGCGGGACTCCAAGGCGTTCTTGGACATGGCCGGCGTCAGGGACCGCTCCAGGATGGTGCTGCTGGAGGACCCCGCGGCGCAGGCCAAACGCCTCCTCGAGCAGCGCCGCACCGACAAGGCGGAGCGCGCCGCCAAGTCCATCTCCCGCATCAGCCTCGACGTCGACAAGCTCGCCACCAAG GTGTCGGCGCTGGAGACCATCGTGGGCAAGGGCGGGAAGGTGGTGGACGCCGACGTGGTGACCCTCACCGAGGCGCTGATGAACGATCTAGTCAAGCTGGACTCCATCGCCGCTGAGGGCGAGGTCAAGGTGCAGCGGCGAATGCAG GAGAAGCGGGTGCAGAAGTACGTGGAGACGCTGGACGCCATCCGCGCCAAGAACTCGGCGGCGTCCAAGGCCAACGGCAACGGCAACGTGAACGGCCACGCCAAGGCCCGGGCGCCGCACCTCCCGCCGCGCCCACCGCCCGTGTCGCAGCGGCGGAACTTCCAGCAGcccgcgccggcggccgcgcCGCCCACGCAGAGCTGGGAGACGTTCGACCTGCTTTCGTCGGTGCCGTCCACGTCCTCGGCCACCGTGACCACCATGGCGGCTGCGACCACcacctcgccggccgccgccgcggccacaTCCCCGATCCCGCGGTTCGACTGGGAGCTCTTCTAA
- the LOC133897617 gene encoding protein DETOXIFICATION 49-like, translating to MATCHCPEQMQCHTRPLLSPAKSYPKLHDRPRPAAGSVLGEVASILCLTGPMVGAGILFYLRSLVSMVFLGRLGRLPLAGGSLSLGFANITGYSVLSGLAGGMDPVCGQAFGAGRTDLLRAALRRTIVLLLVASVPIGMLWVAMHRVLVSTGQDPDIADTAYAYILCCLPDLAVQCFLHPIRIYLRAQSVTLPLTYGAAAALLLHVPINFLLVNVLGLGIRGVALGGVWTNLNFLLFLVAYMYFRGMYGAHDDDGTKKSASEALAAEGTKEWWSLVRLCVHSCMSVCLEWWWYEIMVLLCGVLIDPKAAVAAMGVLIQTTSLIYIFPHSLGCAVSTRVGHELGAGRPERARLVARVGLGLGAALGLMACAFAVSVRGIWARMFTTDADILKLAAAALPLLGMAELGNCPQTAGCGVLRGSARPEKAARINVSAFYGVGMPVALALAFWPAGLDFRGMWGGMLAAQLVCAALMLRAVLGTDWAEQTERARQLTGRRGDGYDVVGIVDDDKRSHAEAAKAEVENTLFMVVDCV from the coding sequence ATGGCGACGTGCCACTGCCCGGAGCAGATGCAATGCCACACCAGGCCGCTCCTCTCGCCGGCGAAGAGCTATCCCAAGCTGCATGACCGCCCGAGGCCAGCGGCCGGCAGCGTCCTTGGCGAGGTTGCGTCCATTCTCTGCCTCACCGGGCCAATGGTGGGCGCGGGGATCCTGTTCTACCTGCGTTCCCTGGTGTCCATGGTATTCCTCGGCCGGCTCGGCCGGCTCCCGCTCGCCGGCGGCTCCCTCTCGCTCGGCTTCGCCAACATCACTGGCTACTCCGTCCTCTCCGGCCTCGCCGGCGGGATGGACCCCGTCTGCGGCCAAGCGTTCGGCGCGGGGCGCACGGACCTTCTCCGCGCCGCGCTCCGCCGCACCATCGTGCTGCTCCTGGTCGCGTCCGTGCCCATCGGCATGCTCTGGGTGGCCATGCATCGGGTCCTCGTCTCGACGGGCCAGGACCCGGACATAGCCGATACGGCGTACGCCTACATCCTGTGCTGCCTCCCCGACCTGGCCGTGCAGTGCTTCCTCCACCCGATCCGCATCTACCTCCGCGCGCAATCCGTCACGCTGCCGCTCACCTACGGCGCCGCCGCTGCGCTGCTCCTCCACGTGCCCATCAACTTCCTCCTCGTGAACGTCCTCGGCCTCGGCATCCGCGGCGTCGCGCTCGGTGGGGTCTGGACCAACCTCAACTTCTTGCTGTTCCTCGTGGCCTACATGTACTTCCGCGGAATGTACGGCGCCCATGACGACGACGGCACTAAGAAGAGCGCGTCCGAGGCGCTGGCCGCGGAGGGCACAAAGGAGTGGTGGAGCCTGGTGAGGTTGTGCGTGCACAGCTGCATGTCGGTCTGCTTGGAGTGGTGGTGGTACGAGATCATGGTGCTCCTCTGCGGCGTGCTCATCGACCCGAAGGCGGCCGTAGCGGCCATGGGCGTGCTGATACAGACGACCTCGCTGATATACATCTTCCCGCACTCGCTCGGCTGCGCCGTGTCCACGCGCGTCGGCCACGAGCTCGGCGCCGGGAGGCCAGAGCGCGCGCGCCTCGTCGCTCGCGTCGGGCTCGGCCTCGGCGCCGCGCTCGGCCTCATGGCCTGCGCATTCGCGGTGTCCGTGAGGGGCATCTGGGCGCGGATGTTCACGACGGACGCTGACATCCTGAAGCTGGCGGCCGCGGCGCTCCCGCTGCTCGGCATGGCTGAGCTCGGCAACTGCCCGCAGACGGCTGGGTGCGGCGTTCTGCGCGGTAGCGCGCGGCCCGAGAAGGCGGCGAGGATCAACGTCTCGGCGTTCTATGGCGTCGGCATGCCCGTGGCGCTGGCGCTGGCGTTCTGGCCTGCCGGGCTCGACTTCCGCGGGATGTGGGGCGGTATGCTGGCTGCGCAGCTCGTCTGCGCCGCGCTGATGCTGCGCGCCGTGCTCGGCACCGACTGGGCGGAGCAGACGGAGCGCGCTCGCCAGCTCACCGGCAGGCGCGGCGACGGCTATGACGTCGTCGGCATTGTCGACGATGACAAAAGAAGCCATGCAGAAGCGGCCAAAGCAGAGGTCGAGAACACATTGTTCATGGTGGTGGATTGCGTCTAG